The Chlorocebus sabaeus isolate Y175 chromosome 9, mChlSab1.0.hap1, whole genome shotgun sequence genome includes a window with the following:
- the WNT8B gene encoding protein Wnt-8b — MFLSKPSVYISLFTCVLQLSHSWSVNNFLMTGPKAYLIYSSSVAAGAQSGIEECKYQFAWDRWNCPERALQLSSHGGLRSANRETAFVHAISSAGVMYTLTRNCSLGDFDNCGCDDSRNGQLGGQGWLWGGCSDNVGFGEAISKQFVDALETGQDARAAMNLHNNEAGRKAVKGTMKRTCKCHGVSGSCTTQTCWLQLPEFREVGAHLKEKYHAALKVDLLQGAGNSAAGRGAIADTFRSISTRELVHLEDSPDYCLENKTLGLLGTEGRECLRRGRALGRWERRSCRRLCGDCGLAVEERRAETVSSCNCKFHWCCAVRCEQCRRRVTKYFCSRAERPRGGAAHKPGRKP; from the exons GTCAGTGAACAATTTCCTGATGACTGGTCCAAAA GCTTACCTGATTTACTCCAGCAGTGTGGCAGCTGGTGCCCAGAGTGGTATTGAAGAATGCAAGTATCAGTTTGCCTGGGACCGCTGGAACTGCCCTGAGAGAGCTCTGCAGCTGTCCAGCCATGGTGGGCTTCGCAGTG CTAATCGGGAGACAGCATTTGTGCATGCCATCAGTTCTGCTGGAGTCATGTACACCCTGACTAGAAACTGCAGCCTTGGAGATTTTGATAACTGTGGCTGTGATGACTCCCGCAATGGGCAACTGG GGGGCCAAGGCTGGCtgtggggaggctgcagtgacaaTGTGGGCTTCGGAGAGGCGATTTCCAAGCAGTTTGTCGATGCCCTGGAAACAGGACAGGATGCACGGGCAGCCATGAACCTGCACAACAACGAGGCTGGCCGCAAG GCAGTGAAGGGCACCATGAAACGTACGTGCAAGTGCCACGGCGTGTCTGGCAGCTGCACCACGCAGACCTGTTGGCTGCAGCTGCCCGAGTTCCGCGAGGTGGGCGCGCACCTGAAGGAGAAGTACCACGCAGCACTCAAGGTGGACCTGCTGCAGGGTGCTGGCAACAGCGCTGCCGGCCGCGGCGCCATCGCCGACACCTTTCGCTCCATCTCCACCCGGGAGCTGGTGCACCTGGAGGACTCCCCGGACTACTGCCTGGAGAACAAAACGCTAGGACTGCTGGGCACCGAAGGCCGAGAGTGCCTGAGGCGCGGGCGGGCCCTGGGTCGCTGGGAACGCCGCAGCTGCCGCCGGCTCTGCGGGGACTGCGGGCTGGCGGTGGAGGAGCGCCGGGCGGAGACCGTGTCCAGCTGCAACTGCAAGTTCCACTGGTGCTGCGCAGTCCGCTGCGAGCAGTGCCGCCGGCGGGTCACCAAGTACTTCTGCAGCCGCGCAGAGCGGCCGCGCGGGGGCGCTGCGCACAAACCCGGGAGAAAACCCTAA